From a region of the Lactuca sativa cultivar Salinas chromosome 4, Lsat_Salinas_v11, whole genome shotgun sequence genome:
- the LOC111917796 gene encoding probable polyamine transporter At3g19553, which translates to MGVEANKQTILSNDQKNTTYKKSNPKLTLLPRIALIFYKVSGGPFGVEDSVKSGGGALLSLLGFLIFPIFWSIPEALITAELATSFPENGSYVIWILSTFDPFWGFQEGFWKWFSGVMDNTLYPVLFLDYLKQSLPIFDQLYARIPTFLAIYTILLTHLNYRGLHIVGFSAVLLGSCSLLPFAVMVFLRQHEVEFLTRGSNTPLVPPLEDPESTLHKKNNKKSPLQELKSTFSRKSGKKTKESSSALKSKFEVFDQIPNPHVFEYESET; encoded by the exons ATGGGTGTGGAGGCAAACAAACAGACAATCTTGAGCAATGATCAGAAGAACACAACATATAAGAAATCAAACCCTAAACTAACTTTACTACCTCGAATCGCCCTAATTTTCTACAAAGTTTCCGGGGGTCCATTTGGTGTAGAAGATTCAGTCAAATCTGGAGGCGGAGCTCTACTTTCATTACTAGGGTTCTTAATTTTCCCGATTTTTTGGAGCATCCCAGAAGCGCTAATCACAGCCGAACTCGCCACAAGCTTCCCTGAAAACGGCAGTTATGTCATCTGGATATTATCGACGTTCGACCCTTTTTGGGGTTTCCAAGAAGGGTTTTGGAAATGGTTTAGTGGGGTTATGGATAACACACTTTACCCTGTATTATTTCTCGATTACTTGAAGCAATCACTCCCAATCTTCGATCAATTATACGCTAGAATTCCAACCTTTTTAGCAATTTATACTATCTTATTAACTCATCTGAACTACAGAGGTCTTCACATTGTCGGATTTTCTGCTGTTCTTCTTGGTTCTTGCTCACTCCTTCCATTTGCAGTCATGG tTTTTCTGCGACAACACGAGGTG GAGTTCTTGACCAGAGGATCCAACACACCTTTGGTGCCACCGCTTGAAGATCCGGAGTCTACGCTGCACAAGAAGAATAATAAGAAGTCGCCTCTACAAGAACTGAAATCAACCTTTTCAAGGAAGTCAGGAAAGAAAACGAAAGAATCGAGTTCAGCCTTAAAGAGCAAGTTTGAAGTTTTCGATCAAATTCCTAATCCACACGTGTTCGAGTACGAATCAGAAACATAA